The following are from one region of the Sphingomonas sp. J315 genome:
- a CDS encoding TonB-dependent receptor, translating to MTRHINSTRIVLSLSTAAAALMLPASALAQDDGTGVTVDRDEVVVTAQKRSERVQDVPISITVVSGAAMQQSGASQLSDYAASIPGLQVDNAGSPGRSTLSLRGVAPIGPSATVGMYLDDAPIGSSGIYNRSQVFTLDLMPYDIERLEVLRGPQGTLYGASSIGGLLKYVTVQPDLNNLTVRGGAEVFTVAHGDGVGWAGNAMVNVPLVPDQLAVSASYARRETPGYVDNIQTGEEDVNDAVQQGGRVALLWRPDPALTIKLSGVWQSVDSDNVSIVYEGMGNTPIAPGRSFFSTNTQLAEPFTSDFQFYSATIGYDLGFAELSSTTSYSKLEILEVTDASRVFGGIFGGFAPYPATLEQKKWTEELRLTSAPSTSLEWMVGFFYTDEDNTHSQVVRALDASGTPIPGFDPFAIVGLPNTYKEYAVFGNATWKISEKFHLTGGLRWARNDQTFTQSTAIPLLGLNASGDGESSEEIVTYSVSPQINLSRNSMIYARVASGYKPGGPNVALPGFPATVDAEKVTSYEVGVKASFLDRAVSLDAAVFMLDWTDLQTAAAFAAGINGLVNAGTARSQGVEASLSITPITGLNVGANFAYTDAKCTETTAACTDGDQLPSVPKIAAAMTADYSFAVGSSAEARLGGSVRIVGDRISAVESSALAVPIDGYAALDLNAAVTFNDKWTLRAYARNLTDSEGRITSNVATTNPGFLSTVPLQPRTLGLAIDLSF from the coding sequence ATGACACGGCATATCAACTCGACCCGTATCGTCCTGTCCCTCTCGACGGCTGCCGCCGCGCTGATGCTCCCGGCATCGGCGCTCGCACAGGATGACGGCACCGGCGTCACCGTCGATCGCGACGAGGTCGTCGTGACCGCGCAAAAGCGCAGCGAGCGCGTCCAGGACGTTCCGATCTCGATCACCGTGGTCAGTGGCGCGGCGATGCAGCAGAGTGGCGCGTCGCAGCTCTCCGACTATGCCGCGTCGATCCCCGGGCTTCAGGTCGACAATGCCGGCTCCCCCGGCCGCTCCACCCTGTCGCTGCGCGGCGTCGCACCGATCGGCCCCAGCGCCACGGTCGGTATGTACCTGGACGATGCCCCGATCGGATCGAGCGGCATCTACAACCGCTCACAGGTCTTCACGCTCGACCTGATGCCCTATGATATCGAGCGGCTGGAGGTGCTGCGCGGGCCGCAGGGGACACTGTACGGCGCCAGCTCGATCGGCGGGCTGCTCAAATATGTGACCGTCCAGCCGGATCTGAACAATCTCACTGTCCGTGGCGGCGCTGAAGTCTTTACCGTGGCGCATGGTGACGGAGTTGGCTGGGCGGGGAACGCCATGGTCAATGTGCCGCTCGTGCCCGATCAGCTCGCGGTCAGCGCCAGCTATGCGCGCCGCGAGACGCCGGGTTATGTCGACAACATCCAGACCGGTGAGGAGGACGTCAACGACGCGGTCCAGCAGGGCGGCCGGGTGGCGTTGCTGTGGCGGCCGGATCCCGCGCTCACCATCAAGCTGAGCGGCGTGTGGCAGTCGGTCGACTCCGACAATGTCAGCATCGTCTACGAAGGCATGGGCAATACGCCGATCGCGCCGGGCAGGTCGTTCTTCAGCACCAACACCCAGCTGGCCGAACCCTTCACCAGCGACTTTCAATTCTACTCGGCCACGATCGGCTATGATCTGGGCTTTGCCGAGCTGAGCTCGACCACCTCCTACAGCAAGCTCGAGATTCTCGAGGTGACCGACGCGAGCCGCGTGTTCGGCGGTATCTTCGGCGGCTTCGCGCCCTATCCGGCGACGCTGGAACAGAAGAAATGGACCGAGGAGCTGCGCCTGACCTCAGCGCCGAGCACCAGCCTCGAATGGATGGTCGGCTTCTTCTACACCGATGAGGACAACACCCACAGCCAGGTGGTCCGCGCGCTCGACGCCAGCGGCACGCCGATCCCCGGCTTCGATCCGTTCGCGATCGTCGGCCTGCCCAACACGTACAAGGAATATGCCGTCTTCGGGAACGCGACCTGGAAGATCAGCGAGAAGTTCCATTTGACCGGCGGACTGCGCTGGGCGCGCAACGACCAGACCTTCACCCAGTCGACCGCAATCCCGCTGCTCGGCCTCAACGCCAGCGGCGACGGCGAATCGTCGGAAGAGATCGTCACCTACAGCGTCAGCCCCCAGATCAATCTGAGCCGCAACTCGATGATCTATGCCCGCGTCGCCAGCGGCTATAAGCCGGGCGGGCCGAACGTCGCGCTGCCGGGCTTCCCCGCCACCGTCGATGCCGAGAAAGTGACGAGCTATGAAGTCGGCGTGAAGGCCAGCTTCCTCGACCGTGCAGTCAGCCTCGATGCGGCCGTGTTCATGCTCGACTGGACCGACCTGCAGACCGCAGCCGCCTTTGCCGCCGGCATCAATGGATTGGTCAACGCCGGCACCGCGCGCAGTCAGGGCGTCGAGGCATCGCTGTCCATCACGCCGATCACGGGCCTGAATGTCGGCGCGAACTTTGCCTATACCGACGCCAAATGCACCGAGACGACGGCTGCCTGTACCGATGGCGACCAGTTGCCGAGCGTGCCGAAGATCGCGGCGGCGATGACTGCGGACTATAGCTTTGCGGTCGGCAGTTCGGCTGAGGCCCGGCTGGGCGGTTCGGTGCGCATCGTCGGGGATCGTATCTCTGCGGTCGAGAGTTCGGCGCTGGCGGTGCCGATCGACGGCTATGCTGCGCTCGACCTCAACGCAGCCGTCACCTTCAACGACAAATGGACATTGCGTGCCTATGCCCGCAACCTCACCGATTCCGAGGGGCGGATCACCAGCAACGTCGCAACCACCAATCCCGGCTTCCTGTCGACCGTGCCGCTGCAACCCCGCACGTTGGGCCTGGCCATCGACCTGTCCTTCTGA
- a CDS encoding DUF1611 domain-containing protein: protein MNAPFNAPSSDATLPQPYLLFLGDTVERGFAKTALGLRDWAADKCVGELRLTDATVSTGLPQMTPAQARAQGARAMVIGVANQGGIIPLAWRASLVEALEAGLDLIAGMHMRLADLPEIAATAQRLGRTLHDVRVPPADIPVATGRKRSGKRLLTVGTDCALGKKYTALALARAFATRGVPTDFRATGQTGIMIAGSGIPMDAVVSDFEAGAAEILSPDAAPDHWDVIEGQGSLAHPAYAAVSLGLLHGSQPDVFVVCHEPGRTAMLGTAGYGVVSVEEIASLAIALGRRTNPAIRCGGYSYNTAALDADEAEALMAAESARLGLPVADPIRGGAAFDALVDNCLKGA from the coding sequence ATGAACGCTCCGTTCAACGCGCCGTCGTCGGACGCGACGCTGCCTCAGCCCTATCTGCTCTTTCTGGGGGATACGGTCGAGCGCGGCTTTGCCAAGACCGCGCTGGGGTTGCGCGACTGGGCGGCGGACAAATGCGTGGGGGAGCTGCGGCTGACCGACGCGACCGTGTCGACCGGGCTCCCGCAAATGACGCCGGCTCAGGCGCGGGCACAGGGCGCGCGGGCGATGGTGATCGGGGTCGCCAATCAGGGCGGGATCATCCCGCTCGCCTGGCGCGCGTCATTGGTCGAGGCGCTGGAGGCGGGACTCGATCTGATCGCGGGGATGCATATGCGCCTTGCCGATCTGCCCGAGATCGCGGCCACGGCGCAGCGGCTGGGGCGGACGCTGCACGATGTGCGCGTGCCGCCCGCCGACATCCCGGTCGCGACCGGGCGGAAGCGTAGCGGCAAGCGCCTGCTGACCGTCGGCACCGATTGCGCCTTGGGCAAGAAATACACCGCACTGGCGCTCGCCCGCGCCTTTGCGACACGCGGCGTGCCGACCGATTTCCGCGCGACGGGGCAGACCGGGATCATGATCGCGGGCAGCGGCATCCCGATGGACGCGGTCGTCTCGGATTTCGAGGCGGGTGCGGCTGAGATCCTGTCGCCCGACGCCGCGCCCGATCATTGGGACGTGATCGAGGGGCAGGGGTCGCTGGCGCACCCCGCCTATGCCGCCGTGTCGCTCGGTCTGCTCCATGGCAGCCAGCCCGATGTGTTCGTGGTGTGCCATGAGCCGGGGCGCACTGCGATGCTTGGCACGGCAGGCTATGGCGTGGTCAGCGTCGAGGAGATAGCGAGCCTCGCCATCGCGCTCGGGCGCCGCACCAATCCCGCTATCCGTTGCGGCGGATATTCGTACAACACCGCTGCGCTTGACGCCGACGAGGCCGAGGCGCTGATGGCCGCCGAAAGCGCGCGGCTGGGCCTGCCCGTCGCCGATCCAATCCGCGGCGGTGCCGCATTCGACGCGCTGGTCGACAATTGCCTGAAGGGCGCATGA
- a CDS encoding serine hydrolase translates to MIRALIALPALLLATALPAAADLPKGFAEKVETLRAKSGAPGIAIAVVHKGKVELAQGWGTTKLGGTQKVDADTIFQTGSTGKAMTAAALAILVDRGKIKWDDRVIDHMPWFRMADPWVTREITIRDLLVHRSGLGLGAGDLLYVPRGKLSRKETVKRLAYIQPARSFRSGYAYDNILYSVAGQLIEEVSGKSWEDFMAQDVFAAGGMTSATANYESRLANPNRAHPHARIGGAVRGDGPVSMLDERAAELGRAALPAGGLALSAKDLARWLQIQLAKGALPGGGRLFSAAQSAEMWKGVTLQPISPMPGQLAPLTPNFSSYALGWSVTDYRGVRVIAHGGAVFGAIAYVILLPDQEVGIAGVVNAEETALLRGVIHTLVDHYLGVPDQDWPTRFNSFIEQRITGAKAALSTTRAAPAKVGPSLALDRYVGTYRDAWYGDVVVGKGADGGLTIDFTTTPAMKGKLVHWQYDSFVTRFDDKSLEPAYVTFALDADGKVARVSMKAESPIADFSYNYQDLDLRPVGAGK, encoded by the coding sequence ATGATCCGCGCCCTGATCGCGCTTCCCGCGCTGCTGCTCGCCACCGCGCTCCCCGCCGCCGCCGACCTGCCCAAGGGGTTCGCCGAGAAGGTCGAGACGCTCCGCGCGAAAAGCGGCGCGCCCGGCATCGCCATCGCGGTGGTGCACAAGGGCAAGGTCGAACTGGCGCAGGGCTGGGGCACGACCAAGCTCGGCGGCACGCAAAAGGTCGATGCCGACACGATTTTCCAGACCGGATCGACCGGCAAGGCAATGACCGCCGCCGCGCTCGCCATCCTCGTCGATCGCGGCAAGATCAAATGGGACGACCGCGTGATCGACCACATGCCCTGGTTCCGCATGGCCGATCCGTGGGTCACGCGCGAGATCACGATCCGCGACCTGCTGGTCCATCGCAGCGGGCTGGGGCTCGGTGCGGGCGACCTGCTCTACGTCCCGCGCGGCAAGCTGTCGCGCAAGGAGACGGTGAAGCGCCTCGCCTATATCCAGCCCGCGCGCAGCTTCCGATCGGGCTATGCCTATGACAATATCCTCTATTCGGTCGCCGGGCAGCTGATCGAGGAAGTCAGCGGCAAGAGCTGGGAAGACTTCATGGCGCAGGACGTGTTCGCCGCGGGCGGGATGACCAGCGCGACGGCGAATTACGAAAGCCGCCTCGCCAACCCCAATCGCGCGCATCCGCACGCTCGGATCGGCGGCGCAGTGCGCGGCGATGGCCCCGTGTCGATGCTCGACGAGCGTGCGGCGGAGCTTGGCCGCGCGGCGCTCCCGGCGGGCGGCCTCGCGCTCAGTGCCAAGGATCTCGCGCGCTGGCTCCAGATCCAGTTGGCCAAGGGCGCGCTGCCCGGTGGCGGGCGCCTGTTCAGCGCGGCGCAGTCGGCGGAGATGTGGAAGGGGGTGACGCTCCAGCCGATCTCACCGATGCCCGGCCAGCTCGCGCCGCTGACCCCCAATTTCAGCTCTTACGCGCTCGGTTGGAGCGTCACCGACTATCGCGGTGTCCGCGTGATCGCGCATGGTGGCGCGGTATTCGGCGCGATCGCCTATGTCATCCTGCTCCCGGATCAGGAGGTCGGCATCGCCGGGGTGGTCAATGCCGAGGAGACGGCGCTGCTGCGCGGGGTGATCCATACATTGGTCGACCATTATCTGGGCGTGCCAGATCAGGATTGGCCGACGCGCTTCAACAGCTTCATCGAACAACGCATCACCGGGGCGAAGGCGGCGCTGTCGACCACCCGCGCTGCACCCGCCAAGGTCGGGCCGTCGCTGGCGCTGGACCGCTATGTCGGCACCTATCGCGACGCCTGGTATGGCGATGTCGTGGTGGGCAAGGGCGCGGATGGCGGGCTGACCATCGACTTCACGACTACCCCGGCGATGAAGGGGAAGCTGGTTCACTGGCAGTATGACAGCTTCGTCACCCGCTTCGACGACAAGTCGCTCGAGCCCGCCTATGTCACCTTCGCGCTCGACGCCGATGGCAAGGTCGCGCGCGTGTCGATGAAGGCCGAAAGCCCGATCGCCGACTTCAGCTACAATTACCAGGATCTGGACCTGCGTCCGGTGGGAGCGGGCAAGTGA
- a CDS encoding dipeptidase — protein sequence MKRFSTLALLLLGACTAATPEKPAEDTAALHKRLLVLDTHLDTPLHFGRPGWSFGDRHDPATDIAQVDMGRMEEGALDGGFFVIYTDQGPLTAKGYADALAFARGRSDAIDTTLAQFRDRILPATTAEEARRYNAAGKLIAFKSMENSYALGEDLTLLAEFHKRGVRMAGPVHGKNNQFADSSGDKPRWNGLSPLGRQWVAEMNRLGMVIDASHSSDAAFDQMLAASRAPIILSHSSGRAAYDHPRNLDDTRLRALAAKGGAICISTIFLSEINLAGERGALFAQYEKIATLTPAEQAELVRKWRELDKTQPLWDADFEKYMAMVLYVVKVAGPDHVCFSGDWDGGGGVKGFEDISALPLVTARLKAAGYSDEDLAKMWGGNILRIVAEAQAKAEG from the coding sequence GTGAAGCGTTTCTCGACGCTCGCCCTGCTACTGCTCGGCGCCTGCACCGCCGCGACGCCCGAGAAACCCGCCGAAGACACTGCGGCGCTGCACAAGCGCCTGCTGGTTCTCGACACCCATCTCGACACGCCGCTTCATTTCGGACGTCCCGGGTGGAGTTTTGGCGACAGGCACGACCCCGCGACAGACATTGCGCAGGTCGATATGGGGCGGATGGAAGAAGGCGCGCTCGATGGCGGCTTCTTCGTCATCTACACCGATCAGGGGCCGCTGACGGCCAAGGGCTATGCCGATGCGCTCGCCTTTGCGCGCGGGCGATCCGACGCGATCGACACCACCCTCGCGCAGTTCCGTGACCGCATCCTGCCTGCGACCACCGCCGAAGAAGCGCGCCGCTACAACGCTGCGGGCAAGCTGATCGCGTTCAAGAGCATGGAAAACAGCTATGCGCTGGGCGAGGACCTGACGCTGCTGGCCGAGTTCCACAAGCGCGGCGTGCGCATGGCCGGACCGGTGCACGGCAAGAACAACCAGTTCGCCGACAGCTCGGGCGACAAGCCGCGCTGGAACGGGTTGAGCCCACTCGGTCGCCAATGGGTGGCGGAGATGAACCGGCTGGGCATGGTGATCGACGCCAGCCATTCCTCCGATGCGGCATTCGACCAGATGCTCGCGGCCTCGCGCGCGCCGATCATCCTGTCGCATTCGAGCGGGCGGGCCGCCTATGACCACCCCCGCAACCTCGACGACACCCGCCTCCGCGCGCTGGCGGCAAAGGGCGGGGCGATCTGCATCAGCACGATCTTCCTGTCGGAGATCAACCTGGCCGGTGAGCGCGGCGCATTGTTCGCGCAATATGAAAAGATCGCGACCCTCACACCCGCGGAACAGGCGGAGCTGGTGCGCAAGTGGCGCGAACTCGACAAGACCCAGCCGCTGTGGGACGCCGATTTCGAGAAGTACATGGCGATGGTGCTGTACGTCGTGAAAGTCGCCGGACCCGACCATGTCTGCTTCAGCGGCGACTGGGACGGCGGCGGCGGGGTCAAGGGGTTCGAGGATATCTCGGCGCTGCCTTTGGTCACCGCGCGGCTCAAGGCGGCGGGCTATTCGGACGAGGATCTGGCGAAGATGTGGGGCGGGAATATCCTGCGCATCGTCGCGGAGGCACAGGCGAAGGCGGAGGGCTGA
- a CDS encoding helix-turn-helix domain-containing protein: MSDAPTLGSFLRRLRGQEGWTLKQMSERTGIPVSTLSKIEHNRLTLSYDKLLQLAQKLGLRMSELFAESSEPADPQQQPVTARRSVGKLDRAVRVETANYDYFYMNTELRRKRMIPIVTRIRARTVEEFGELVRHSGEEFIYVLQGAVEVHTEFYDPVVLHEGESIYIDSNMGHAYIAAEGCAEATVLGVCSSAEERLMESLMTLQGQEVVEAGGQRRSKSAL; the protein is encoded by the coding sequence ATGTCTGATGCCCCCACTCTTGGCAGTTTCCTGCGCCGCCTGCGCGGTCAGGAGGGCTGGACGCTCAAGCAGATGAGCGAGCGGACCGGGATTCCCGTATCGACCCTGTCGAAGATCGAGCACAACCGCCTGACGCTGAGCTATGACAAATTGCTGCAGCTCGCGCAGAAGCTGGGGCTGCGCATGTCGGAGCTGTTCGCCGAAAGCAGCGAGCCCGCCGATCCGCAGCAGCAGCCGGTGACCGCGCGCCGCAGCGTCGGCAAGCTCGACCGCGCGGTGCGGGTCGAGACCGCGAATTACGACTATTTCTACATGAATACCGAACTCCGTCGGAAGCGGATGATCCCGATCGTCACCAGGATCCGCGCGCGCACCGTCGAGGAGTTCGGCGAGCTGGTCCGCCATTCGGGCGAGGAATTCATCTACGTCCTGCAGGGCGCGGTCGAGGTGCATACCGAATTCTACGACCCCGTGGTGCTGCACGAGGGGGAGTCGATCTACATCGATTCGAACATGGGCCACGCCTATATCGCCGCCGAGGGCTGTGCCGAGGCGACCGTGCTGGGCGTGTGTTCGAGCGCCGAGGAGCGGCTGATGGAATCGCTGATGACCCTGCAGGGGCAGGAAGTGGTCGAAGCGGGGGGGCAGCGGCGGTCGAAGTCGGCGTTGTAG
- a CDS encoding amidohydrolase family protein: MIRSLALLAVPLLIGATAPADPMFDIVIRGGRVLDGAGNPWVSGDVAIKDGKIVAIGTVTGTGKQEVDARGRYVAPGFIDMLDHSQRALLNDGSAVNKLRMGVTTLIAGEGGTAVPAGELTSYFDQLERQGIAVNFGTYYGAVQARVKVMGDAAGTPTEDQLKAMEAEVRTAMRAGVFGISTALIYHPASFQSESDLARLAAIPGKCGGFYATHMRDESDKLLTAIDEAVSIGERSGAKVEIFHIKAAYAPLWGKLMPQAIARIEAARSRGVDVGANIYPYRAGGTGLDVTVPTHVFAKGREAAHAALRDPAVRSKIKKELAAGSQPDWSNLVHASGGWTNVVLANAQNEKYARFHGKSFAEIGKALGKDPADAAWDIWLDALPARATALYFMMDEADIALAMKQPWVSVGTDAGATDSTVDPEKQGRPHPRANGTFPRIIAEYVKARKVLTLPDAVRKMSGWPAHRLGLSDRGLLRPGMRADVVVFDLDTIKDGATFDAPTTPPTGIDTVIVNGALALDKGQPTGARAGRVLRHPCPGI, translated from the coding sequence ATGATCCGATCGCTCGCCCTGCTCGCCGTGCCTTTGCTGATCGGGGCCACCGCCCCGGCCGATCCAATGTTCGACATCGTGATCCGGGGCGGGCGCGTGCTCGACGGGGCGGGCAATCCCTGGGTCAGCGGGGACGTGGCGATCAAGGACGGCAAGATCGTCGCGATCGGCACCGTCACCGGCACCGGCAAGCAGGAGGTCGATGCGCGCGGCCGCTATGTCGCGCCCGGGTTCATCGACATGCTCGACCACAGCCAGCGCGCGCTGCTCAACGACGGGTCGGCGGTCAACAAATTGCGCATGGGCGTGACCACGCTGATCGCGGGCGAGGGCGGCACCGCGGTCCCGGCAGGCGAACTGACCAGCTATTTCGACCAGCTGGAGCGCCAGGGCATCGCGGTCAATTTCGGCACCTATTACGGCGCGGTGCAGGCGCGGGTGAAGGTGATGGGCGACGCCGCCGGCACCCCGACCGAGGACCAGCTGAAAGCGATGGAGGCCGAAGTCCGCACTGCGATGCGTGCGGGCGTGTTCGGCATCTCGACGGCGCTGATCTATCACCCCGCATCCTTCCAGTCGGAAAGCGACCTCGCCCGGCTGGCGGCGATCCCGGGCAAATGCGGCGGATTTTACGCCACCCATATGCGCGACGAGAGCGACAAGCTGCTGACCGCGATCGACGAGGCGGTGAGCATCGGCGAGCGCAGCGGAGCGAAGGTCGAGATATTCCACATCAAGGCCGCCTATGCACCACTGTGGGGCAAATTGATGCCGCAGGCGATCGCGCGGATCGAGGCTGCGCGCAGCCGCGGGGTCGATGTCGGCGCGAACATCTATCCCTATCGCGCGGGCGGCACGGGACTCGACGTCACCGTCCCCACCCATGTCTTCGCCAAGGGGCGCGAGGCGGCGCACGCCGCGCTGCGCGACCCGGCAGTGCGCTCGAAGATCAAGAAGGAGCTGGCGGCGGGGTCGCAGCCCGACTGGTCGAACCTGGTCCATGCCTCGGGCGGGTGGACGAACGTCGTCCTCGCCAATGCGCAGAACGAGAAGTACGCCCGGTTCCACGGCAAGAGTTTCGCGGAGATCGGCAAGGCGCTGGGCAAGGATCCCGCCGACGCCGCGTGGGACATCTGGCTCGACGCACTGCCCGCACGCGCCACCGCGCTCTATTTCATGATGGACGAGGCCGACATCGCGCTGGCGATGAAGCAGCCCTGGGTCAGCGTCGGCACCGATGCCGGCGCGACGGATTCGACCGTCGATCCCGAGAAACAGGGACGCCCGCATCCGCGCGCCAACGGCACTTTCCCACGCATCATCGCCGAATATGTGAAGGCGCGGAAGGTGCTGACCCTGCCCGACGCGGTGCGCAAGATGAGCGGATGGCCCGCGCATCGGCTGGGCCTGTCCGACCGCGGACTGCTGCGTCCGGGCATGCGCGCAGATGTGGTGGTGTTCGACCTCGACACGATCAAGGACGGTGCGACGTTCGACGCGCCGACCACCCCGCCCACGGGGATCGACACGGTGATCGTCAACGGCGCGCTGGCGCTCGACAAGGGTCAGCCGACCGGCGCGCGCGCAGGGCGCGTGCTGCGCCATCCGTGCCCGGGGATTTAG
- a CDS encoding dipeptide epimerase: MKLTVARESLPLNAPFRISGHVFETSDIVVVTLEDDGARGRGEAAGVYYLGDDVDHMLAAIETARPGIEAGINRLALRELMPAGGARNAVDAALWELEADRAGVPVWQVAGIDAPHPVVTTFTLGADDPEAMAAAARGWADARAIKVKLTGDDDLDAARVRAIRAARPDVWLGVDANQGYTIDRLDALVAVLVEANVDLLEQPLKRGREADLDGYTSPIPLAGDESILTLADVASARGRFDVINIKLDKCGGLTEALRIADLAEELGLGVMVGNMVGTSLSMAPAFILAQRCNIVDLDGPTFLKQDRTPSIVYRDGKVSCDDSVWGPKT; the protein is encoded by the coding sequence ATGAAGCTTACCGTCGCGCGCGAGAGCCTGCCGCTCAACGCCCCGTTCCGCATTTCGGGCCATGTGTTCGAGACGTCGGACATCGTCGTCGTCACGCTGGAGGATGACGGCGCGCGGGGTCGCGGCGAGGCGGCGGGGGTCTATTATCTGGGCGATGACGTCGATCACATGCTCGCGGCGATCGAGACCGCGCGGCCGGGGATCGAGGCCGGGATCAACCGGCTGGCGCTGCGCGAGCTGATGCCGGCGGGCGGTGCGCGCAACGCGGTCGACGCGGCATTGTGGGAGCTGGAGGCCGACCGCGCGGGCGTGCCGGTGTGGCAAGTCGCCGGGATCGACGCACCGCATCCGGTGGTCACCACCTTCACGCTTGGCGCGGATGACCCCGAAGCCATGGCAGCGGCAGCGCGCGGCTGGGCCGATGCGCGCGCGATCAAGGTCAAGCTGACCGGCGACGACGATCTCGACGCCGCCCGCGTGCGCGCGATCCGCGCGGCGCGGCCCGATGTGTGGCTCGGCGTCGACGCCAATCAGGGCTATACGATCGACCGGCTCGACGCATTGGTCGCGGTGCTGGTGGAGGCGAATGTCGACCTGCTCGAACAGCCGCTCAAGCGCGGGCGTGAGGCGGACCTGGACGGCTATACCTCCCCGATCCCGCTCGCGGGCGACGAGAGCATCCTGACGCTCGCCGATGTCGCGAGCGCGCGCGGCAGGTTTGACGTGATCAACATCAAGCTCGACAAATGCGGCGGGCTGACCGAGGCGCTGAGGATCGCCGATCTGGCCGAGGAGCTGGGGCTGGGCGTGATGGTCGGCAACATGGTCGGCACCAGCCTGTCGATGGCCCCGGCCTTCATTCTCGCGCAGCGCTGCAACATCGTCGATCTCGACGGCCCGACGTTCCTGAAGCAGGATCGCACCCCGTCGATCGTCTATCGCGACGGCAAAGTCAGTTGTGACGACAGTGTCTGGGGACCCAAAACATGA